The Perca fluviatilis chromosome 18, GENO_Pfluv_1.0, whole genome shotgun sequence genomic interval GGGTTCACTCTTTTCTCTGGTATATATTTCACGCTTTGTTGACTGATGCTATTTTTTGAATGTGTGAAACGCTCTCTCTGTAGGTTTGAAGGCTGTTGTTTGTAGTTTGCACATTCATGAAGCACACAGAGACGTTGCTAAGCTTGGATGTAAGATGGACAAAAAGGATTCCTAAATTCCAATAAGAGTCAAAATGTCTACAGAAACCTCTTAAACCACTCATGCAGCACAATAAACTGACATTTTTCACCAAAATATAGCCGCATACACGGTTTCTAAAATGTCAGCTCCTGCTTCTTCCTCCATAAAATGTGTATAAGCTGATGCTCTCATGTGCAAAGTAGGCATTATGTTTCTATGGCCACTGGTTCATGCACTAAAGGGAATCTATACAgtatgtaaccttttctgaacACCAGCCTCTATGGCCACAAGAAGGAATTATGGGATAGTGGTGAATGCTAAAATGTATCGTTAAAGTAGCACAAGCAGAGAAGAGTCACACAGTTAAGGAACTGTGGGTTATTTCTTATTAAATCAACTTTGATTTTGTAAAGGGAAGATTgtgttatttcttctttcataGTTACACTTTTAAGAAGCTTAAATTGGTTGAAAATGGTGTTTTAAGTAGCCATGAATGAGCAGAAACCAGCTTCTTGTAATGGGCATGTAAGTGTCtatgtagaaaaataaaaaacgtttGATCTGTTTGACCAATATTACTCTTAATGGGAATAATGTTTTATAATTCGTATTAGTGTAAGACTAGTGGAAATGTGTCCATTGTTCAGGCCTTTCCTCCAACAGATCTGAAAATAGGTACACTGTTCATACAAATCTGAGATGATTCCTGTTTCCAAAAGCCTAACCTCCATCATAACTTCTCTTCCCAATGTTGTCCTAACCCCTGTACTCCAAAcacccatcacacacacatcactctgTCACAGTCACTGGTTTATCCCCTACTTACTTAGTTACAGCTATTTAGCCTTTTAAGAACAACATTGTGTGACATAAAAGATGTAGGTCTTCAGACTCCTGCGAGACACCTGCAGTGTGGTTTTTATATGTCACACCGTGTTCTGAACCAGCTCCAGAAGACACCACAAAGTCTTATAAGCAAGGCATAACGTATTGAAATCTGAGGTTAAATATTTTGTCATGTTTACCTTAATTGTGTCATCAACAGAGACCTAGTCCAAGTGTGCAATCCAACACCTTTATCTAAAGATAtacatagtatagcatatagcattccgggatgggaggaaaacgtgctctggtttattggcatttctttaaaccaatcacaatcgtcttgtgcggtgctaagcaccggaaaAAAGctgcggtgctgctgcaaaatctgctcggaaggaacttgttttggtggaacgtgtacgttttaaaagttgttttagtcgtgcaacagaaaactgagattggacagatagtctagctagctagcatttaccctgcagagatctgaagcgcagttaaccatagtcctcataaatcgactggagtttaaaatgacaACACATAGGAAGCCCAAGCCAACGGCTATCCGGCCTGtgagtgaaatccggtggaTTTTTCGTCTGCAACCGAGCAGTCCCGTAAGaagaacgtcaaggatatagactacagggATTGGAATTGTATGTATAGTTGGACAAAAACACTAAAGGGTCATTTACAAGCTTTTTCTGGAGCTTTCCGAATCCTTCAGaccatatataatattatatggATGTTTAGTGTTTTGATAAAAAGTTCCAAACAAACTTCTATAATTCCATGTAACTTGTTTACAAGCTCTGGTTTGCTTTTGCATAATTCAGCTCAGAGTACCAACTACAATCATGCAACTTTTTATAATTTGGACCAAAGACTGTGAACTGAAGGTGTAATCACAGCCTTGATGTAGGAAGGAGCAGATATGCCTGGATCactgcacacacagagatactcCTGATGTGAGTACAGTAAAGCCTACTGAGTAGTCAGTGCGTGCACTCTGACAATAGTGTTTGGCCCTGTCCGCGAGGCCAGCCCCCCCCAAGCCTAAGCGCTTTTATGTGAAAAGGTTTGGTGTGTCGTAAGCCCTAACGCTGACCAGCCTCTTCTGTAGCTTTGCTGAGCCATGGGGCTCCCAGCAGCCCTGGGAGTGCTGACTCCAGCCCTGGGAACGTGTTTACCGCTGCCCTGCACCCCACCCTGTGGCATCAGGAGAGGGaccagggagggggaggggggcgcTGTTGGGGGGCTGTTGGCTTGATCCACAAAATAAACCTGCTGAATACTGTGCTATCTATCAGTCCTGGGGACTTGCAGTCGGTCGCCAAACTTGCCGGGCAGGCTTTCGATTGGAGTGCACAGGGGCAGATTTGCCTTTTTACTTGGCTTCCACTCACCATCTCCTCATTGTTGCCAAAtgtaacttctttttttctcttgagtACCCTTCGCCGTTCATCTAAACCTTTTACGTAGACTGAGTTGTTGCAGTAAGGATGAACTGAAACATAGTATCTCACAAAATGTACAGCTTTTCCAAATAATCAAAACTATTGTGGAGTTTTCTTCCCATAAAATGTATCTTTGTGAAATCACTAAAAAATaaggtttttgttttgcttaGGAAACATGTTACTTTGAAATCTCATACAGAAACgtggtgtgtgtgcacactCTGGCCAATATGGGGATGCTTTTGTAATGTGGTTGCTGGCAATCCTCAGAGGAAAAAACACTTGACTCACGTGCTGTTACATTAAATTACAAATGTTTATCTGTTTTTTACCAGGAATTTCAAAGACAATTATACCACTTCTGGTACAAGTTATTTTGACAACAGACCTGTCTGTGTGGAAAAAGGTGGCTTTTATACTATAATATAAAATGTGAGGTACACAGTGTTGTTTTCAGTACATCTCATCTGAAATCATTCTAAAGAATGATTGACTTTTTAACCACTGCGCTGTGATAAACCAGTTATGCACTGTTCCAATGAACATGTTATTGCTAAGCTGGGATAAACAAAGCCATAAGAATGGCTTTCCTTGACTCTGCTTCCTCTTAGCTTCTAAAGGACTCCTTCAGCTGGGGCTGATAGGTGGATCACATTATCTGAGGTCTGATAGGCTGCGGTGCAAAGCCACTAACTGAAgggctgttgttgttgcagcaGGTCCTGCAGCTATTCATCTCGCTGTGTGCTGATGCTGATCTTTCCACAGCAGACCTTTACCTTCTTCTGCTCAACAAGCACAGATGCCCCCAGTGCAGCAAGAGGCCAATAGGGGAACTTGCTGCTGCATGCTAGAGCTGGTTTtgggtggttgttgttgttttcattgAATGCAGATTAcacagatgaacacacacataccaaacatgcctcttttttttcagcAAGATTTGGCAGTTTCACAGAAAACTAGTTATAGTAATCCTGCAGCTTGGTTTCTCCATACCATGATAATTGATTTAAGAATTGATTGTGATTGGAGGAGGAAATCAATAAAGCAATCACCTTGAAGTGATTGCTGCCcatatttagcatacagattgcaatgcattacagtaaattaaATCATGATCATGGCAGCAGGGAAcaaaagaaggagaaagaagTGATGATGTTCTTAGAGGGGGGATTGTTTTCTCTGCTCACGTTTAggacccccccaccaccacccgtCTTTCTCCTcacgcttagcaccgcccacaCGTACTCCTCCCGGCGCCATTGGCGGCTAGGAGGCTGTTTTCGCCGCCTGATTGGCCGCTGAGCACGTCGATCACACGAGCCTCGACTTATTTACCGAATGTATGAGCGAGAGAGGACGGTATTCTGCTGTAGGGCTGCAACAGCTGACTGCCGAGCACTTTACCCAGTGCCTCAAGGAACAAAGAGAGAAGGAAACAGCCATTCAGaatacttttttaaagattttttttattcccttcAAATAATCAAAAGTGCAGCGAGGACACGCGATGAGGCACGCGGTCGCCCCGGCAGAAAACGtggaaaataattattttgcaGTGACAGACCAGTTAAAGATATGTACCCATTGTGAACGGCTAAGCAAAAAGGTAAGAGAAAGGAAAGGGcttcaggaaaaaaaataacactattTCATAACGCACCGATTTTAAAGCTGCAACCTGACTTTGGGATTTAGAAAAGTGTGTTACATTATTGATGTTTTTAGCCGACGTTATTCCTTTGAACAAACAAGCTGCAGTGCAGTCTTTTGTGCAGGCTTGTTTAcgagtaaagtgtgtgtgtgtggtcattggtcaagaaatgtatttctgaGTTTATTTTCTTCGTTGAttttaaatgtcaaatatgtAGACTCATAAATGACACGTTTAAATACATGTTTTGAATCCAGTGTCATTTCTGGATAGTGTATAGGCTACATTTCGTTGgtcattcattcatccacttTTATCTTCATTGTGCGCTGCGGGACGGTGTCCGCTAGCAGACATGTCTCGACAAGCAGCGGAAAGTTACAGGACATGATAGAGGCTATGCAAGCAAAGGTTTCtattgtgtttttgattttgtaTGAAggcaaagtgtgtgtttgtttggatTTCTCATGAATTATGAAACGTCAGAGTTTAATCCTGCTTTTCAGTTTATTGTGACTGCTATGAGTTGCATGTTGCTTCCACAATGGAGAAAACCTTAAATCGCATTTCTATTGTAATTTTCTCAGTAAACCAGAGAGATCAGACACGTCCACTGGTGTCCGACTAACAAAGTCAAATCTGATTTCTCACACTGGTGAAGGAATACCGTGACCGTGGAAATAAGAAGTGATGATGGCAGACAAACTTTGCATGGAGCTTCCCCTCTGCTTTCCTGTCGTATTTAAAGTGCATGTTTTTCTcttctgcttttttattttttgtcgtACAGGACTTGGGAGTAAGGATCCCAAGACCCTTAGGAAACGGACCAAGCAGATTTATCCCTGAAAAAGAGGTAAAAGACCACCAGAGATTTCTCCAGAGACTTAACTCACTTGCAAACATGAACCTATTTAGGTAACTTATGACTTtatgactacttttttttttttttttcctgttcagATTCTTCAAATCAGTAAAGTGGACGCCAGGACACAGTCGATATTTGAGGATGCGTTTGCAGCCCTCGGTCGCCTTGACAACATTTCTCTGGTGATGGGCTTCCACCCGCAGTACCTGGGGAGTTTTCTCCGGACGCAGCACTACCTGCTGCAGATGGATGGACCTCTGTCTTTGCACTACCGACACTACATCGGCATCATGGTACACTCCTGTTTATCCTCTGATATCTAATCCACGCCTCGTTCAACCGTTAATGTGTCAAGCTGTTCAATGTATTGTGgttaacctctcctcctctgatcCTGCAGGCAGCAGCTAGACACCAGTGTTCCTACTTGGTCAACCTCCACGTGAACGACTTCCTCCAGGTCGGGGGTGATCCCAAGTGGCTGAACGGCCTGGATGAAGCGCCGCAGAAGTTGCAGCAGCTCGGGGAGCTCAACAAAATCCTGGCCCACCGACCTTGGCTTCTCACCAAGGAACACATCGAGGTGAGAGGACGGGCACGGTCTGGAGGGTGGACGTGGACATGAAAAGTCTTGCGTCACCGGCTGAGATCATGGGTGGAGGCTAGAGTATAGCTGCAGTTGTATAACTTGGAAGGATTTGGGAGTCATCGCAGTAGAGGTGTAGCGACAGAGGGATtgtgggggtggaggggggcGAGGCTGGAAAACGAAGAGACAATAAATTGGTTAGGAAGGGTGAAAACATATTTTCCCACTTCCGAAAAGGTCAGTGATATTGAAGTCATTATTTGGCTCCGGTTACCGAGACtcactttatttttcctttttaattttttttcccagtgcCTTCTGAAGGCAGAGGAGCACAGCTGGTCCCTCGCAGAGCTGATCCACGCCGTGGTCCTCCTCACACACTACCACTCCCTCGCCTCGTTCACCTTCGGCTGCGGCATCACGCCCGAGATCCACTGCGACGGCGGACACACTTTCAGACCCCCCTCCCTCAGCCAGTACTGCGTCTGTGACATTGCCAATGGCAACGGACATGCTAATCACCACGACGATCCGCTTGGCAACCAGGTGAGCGGTCAAGGATGGCGTTTGTTCAGTGAGCTAGAGCGTGTTTCAGGTTTTCCTACTGGTGTGGGGAAAGTCAAGTCAAGGCGGCAGGTGTAATCCCTGCCCTGTACATCCTGGCTGTGAAGTGCGTGCTGAGTGAAGATGCTTCTTGTAGGACTCCTTCCTAACCGTAGGCGTGCTCCCTTGCTCTTTGTTTCCAAAGGAGATGTGTGGTGAGGTGGAGGTGCTGATGGAGCGCATGAAGCAGCTGCAGGAGTGCCGCGACGACGAGGAGGCCAGCCAGGAGGAGATGGCAACTCGCTTTGAGAGGGAGAAGACGGAGAGCATGCTGGTGGCCACAGCGGAGGACGAGGAGTGTGTCCCCTCCAGAGACATCTCCCGACACTTTGAGGACCCCAGCTATGGCTACAAGGACTTTTCCAGAAGGGGGGAGCATGTGCCCACATTCAGAGTGCAGGTAGAGATCAAATCCAGTCTGTAGATGGGAGGGCGGTACACTAAAAAGATGGTCCATACGACCGTTCTTTACTTCTAATTTCTCTTTGGTCCAGGACTACAGCTGGGAGGACCACGGTTTCTCCCTGGTCAACAGACTGTACCCTGATGTTGGTCAGATGCTGGACGAGAAGTTCCAGATGGCCTACAATCTGACCTACAACACCATGGCAACACACAAGGATGTTGACACCAGTATGCTGCGCAGGGCCATCTGGAACTACATCCACTGCATGTTCGGCATCAGGTCAGTCGCTGGATACTCGGCAAGCTTAGAAAACGTTTACGATGCAACCTTTATTTTGTCATGTTTGCAGCACTGTTGCCAACACTGTTTCTCTGTGTTCCTCAGGTATGACGACTATGATTATGGCGAGATAAACCAGCTTCTGGACCGTAGCTTTAAGATCTATATTAAGACTATGGTGTGTAGTCCTGAGAAGACCACCAAACGAATGTATGAGAGCTTCTGGAGGCAGTTTCAGCACTCCGAGAAGGTAAGATCCTGATCCACCCTGGCCTCCTCTGTAGCAGCTATTTTAATTGAAcgtacattttacatttaataacTTGAAATCTCTTTTCTCCTGCAGGTCCACGTTAATCTGCTTCTTATGGAAGCGCGAATGCAGGCGGAACTGTTATACGCTCTGAGAGCGATTACCCGCTATATGACATGAAGTGCTTTTGGCGTTTTTATCGTTGTCTTTTTACTGTCTGTCATTGCTCATTATGGGacactttaagaaaaaaaaaaaaagaaaatcaaaggggggggggtgaattcaacaaaaatgtggAAGCGAAGTGAGAAGCCCTGGGTTGTGACAGTGCTTATTGGATGGATTTTGAGAAGAGGAACAGAACAAATGAAagcaaggaagaaaaaaaaaaaaaggaactgtTGAAGTCATCTCAAGCTACAAGTGGATACATAAACGGTTTGTGTTGCCTGCAGTGGCAAAACTGACCATGAGAGGGCAGCCTGGAGCAAACGCCTGCTCTGCTGGGGAGTTTGTGCCTGACCACTGACACCGGAGGCATCCAGGACAATGTTTCAGTATTCCAGCATGCAACCCATTTTGTTGCCAATCTCTTCTGTCTCCTGGTAGAGTGAAGACCCACAAAAAATCCCCAGAAAGCTGTGCAGCCAGAACCAGCCTGCACTTTGATTCTGTTGTCACTGTTGTGTTGTTAAGTAtctttaataactttttatttcattttgtattAAGGGAAGTGGATGTTGTTATCGATGTGGTTGCCGTTAGTGGTAACTGGAGAGCATTAACTTTTGGGcgttccttttgttttttttacgtgTGCCTGAACTATCCAGCACAGTGTGCATAcgtgctgatgctgctgctgctcccatGTTGTATTCAGCGGGGTCATATTGATCCCCAAATCACCCCCTAACCCCATTATGTTCCCTAAGCCCCTATCCATTAGACATCCATTGCATTACCCCCCCTTCCCTCTTGTCCTCTACCCCAATCTCAAATGTCAATGTAAGCTAATCCAAGGAGTGTGTGAAAACCAGAGCGGTTTGGAAAGAAACTCAAAGAACACTGTCtgagccctttttttttttttttttgagtttgacTGTACATGTGTGGATGAGTTCTGTGTTCATGGTGATTGAGGAGTtgatgtttgtgtgcgtgtgtgtttcacaaaaatgacagagaaaaaaaaaaaagtttgtctttgaatttcatgtgtcaaaaaagaaaggaaaaagcgAGGCACTTTGAAGGAAAGACTTCTTGCTTCTGCTGTAGCTCTGTTATTGTGAGTAACTGTGtatcatttgttgttgttgtcgttttttttttttttgggaaaaaaaaaaaaaagaaaagctaacAAAAAGAAAGTTAGAAACCAGGTTTTCCAGGAGGGATTTGCTTCCGGTTGCCCTAACC includes:
- the sesn1 gene encoding sestrin-1 isoform X2 is translated as MRHAVAPAENVENNYFAVTDQLKICTHCERLSKKDLGVRIPRPLGNGPSRFIPEKEILQISKVDARTQSIFEDAFAALGRLDNISLVMGFHPQYLGSFLRTQHYLLQMDGPLSLHYRHYIGIMAAARHQCSYLVNLHVNDFLQVGGDPKWLNGLDEAPQKLQQLGELNKILAHRPWLLTKEHIECLLKAEEHSWSLAELIHAVVLLTHYHSLASFTFGCGITPEIHCDGGHTFRPPSLSQYCVCDIANGNGHANHHDDPLGNQEMCGEVEVLMERMKQLQECRDDEEASQEEMATRFEREKTESMLVATAEDEECVPSRDISRHFEDPSYGYKDFSRRGEHVPTFRVQDYSWEDHGFSLVNRLYPDVGQMLDEKFQMAYNLTYNTMATHKDVDTSMLRRAIWNYIHCMFGIRYDDYDYGEINQLLDRSFKIYIKTMVCSPEKTTKRMYESFWRQFQHSEKVHVNLLLMEARMQAELLYALRAITRYMT
- the sesn1 gene encoding sestrin-1 isoform X1, with the protein product MEVQDQESLGRWDRLGSRDAISRAKAMENICQDVMRQVEAIRPIPSLALSPPASGSPPKSDLNDILAHLLMLSKRCPYDDVKERCVRLLQGVQDLGVRIPRPLGNGPSRFIPEKEILQISKVDARTQSIFEDAFAALGRLDNISLVMGFHPQYLGSFLRTQHYLLQMDGPLSLHYRHYIGIMAAARHQCSYLVNLHVNDFLQVGGDPKWLNGLDEAPQKLQQLGELNKILAHRPWLLTKEHIECLLKAEEHSWSLAELIHAVVLLTHYHSLASFTFGCGITPEIHCDGGHTFRPPSLSQYCVCDIANGNGHANHHDDPLGNQEMCGEVEVLMERMKQLQECRDDEEASQEEMATRFEREKTESMLVATAEDEECVPSRDISRHFEDPSYGYKDFSRRGEHVPTFRVQDYSWEDHGFSLVNRLYPDVGQMLDEKFQMAYNLTYNTMATHKDVDTSMLRRAIWNYIHCMFGIRYDDYDYGEINQLLDRSFKIYIKTMVCSPEKTTKRMYESFWRQFQHSEKVHVNLLLMEARMQAELLYALRAITRYMT